CCCGGGGTTCTTTTATAGAGTACGCAGCATGCAGATGTTTGTATGTTCCACCAATAGAGGGTAACGCCCTGATAAAAATATGTAATCTAAGAAAGTGTATTGGCTTAGCAGAAAGTTTAGCTGGCTATGTTCAGATTAAACTAACCTTcaggctctgttttttttttgcagctccgTGTAATGCTGTGCCATGGCATCTGTATTACACAACCACAACAGTCAAGGGTGGACCTGCAAAACAAGCTCCCTGAACCCATACTTTGGAAAGGAGCACATTGTCAGGTATGCAAACTTAACTCGGCAGTCATGATTCTCTAAAACTGATGAGTGCTATTTGGGAAAAAAAGAGCATGCTGACACCCAAATGTTTCAGAAAGTGTAACGTTTCTTGAACTATTCCTAGTGCCACAAAGCTCTACCCATCTTGTAGGCTCTGTAGTATGCAAAAATTCTTCTCTTTATTAAAGTGGTACGCTACAGGCTCAGTAACTTTGTTGATTGTGTGGTTTAATCCGCCGATGCAATGCAGGCATGAggcgcgccgtagtggagggctccgtattaattttgaccacctggggattttATCGTGCGCCGGAATATTGAAAACACAGGCGTTATTgcttttcacctccatcagaaaagcggccgccgcggccgagaatcgaacctaCATTCTCTCCCTCAGCAGCACAACGCCTTAGGCACTGAGCAACCGCGGCGGGTCTGAGTAACTTTGTGTTTAGCTGGAAAATAACGCCATTTGTAGCTTTCTCAGCTTTTATTCAATGACCAACAACTCTTGATTGCTGAGAAATGAATAATTAAAGCTGGCATTTCTCTCCTCCATTCCCCTCACATTATTTCGTGAAGTTTCAGACCACGTAACAAAGCGCCCAGATCGAGTCGAGCCCGACTTTACTCGATCGTCCCCATCTTCCTGAAAGTTTGTTCTCGCCGGCtattacttccgtcgctcccaaTCACAAAGTCAACAGTGTGCCGTGTGTTTCCGACAAAGTTCCACTGATTCCCATCCGAATACGTGCCAACTAGCGCAGCTCCCAACCATTTTGCTGTTACAATTTgaggtcactttaaaatgaagTTTTTTACATATCTGATTGCAGTAGACAGTCTTCTTAAATTTAGTTTTAGTTCGATATCTTCAGAACTTGCACAATGGACAAAAAGTGGGAGTGTGCAAATTTGTGTAGGGAATGAAAAGGTGTTTATGCACAGGAATGTACTCATGCCAACTGTTCTAGCCAAGTACAATTACAAAAATTTCTTCAGCTGTTTCTGCAGGCCTGAAAGTGGGATTATTTTTATTATGCAACAGTTAAATAAAGGGTGGAATGTGTAAATGTATATTCTGGAAGGAAAAAGTCCTGCACAGCATGTAAACGTGAACGTTTATTCTTCATGCAGGTACACTGAAAGTAAAGGCGCTAGAAAACATCGAGATGCTGGCCTGCGGCTTTTCACATCAGGCCACCTGCAAAAGTTGGTGTTTTCAACTGAAGACACCGCAGAGACCGTGGTGAAGGCACAAGTTCTGGCATCCATGGCAACACGGACAGTGTACAGTGTTGGGGTGAAGTTGCTTAAGTGTGATGGGGAGCTTGTCAGTGGCAGCTGCTCATGTGTTGCTGGGAAAGGTGGTGTCTGCAAACATGTTTGCTGCGTTTTGTACGGGCTGATGCACATTGCGCAACATGATCTCACTGAAGTACCAAATGCCATTGCATGCACTGAAGGTGAACGGCAGTGGTACAACCCGCGGGATCCAAAAAAAGTGACTGAGCAATTTCAACAGATTGTATTCTCCAAGGACACCACTGAAAAAATCAGTGATGCACCAAGGCTTCACAAAAAACGAGCAGCCTACTCATGCTTGAGAACACAAGACTCGAATCTGTCAACACTGAGCCTCATAAACTTGCATGGAAACTTCAAAGAATGTGGGCTCGATTGCTTCGCAGATGTACTTGAAGCAAATGACTTTCTTCCCGAAAAACAAGGAAAAGTTGAGAGCCCCGCTACCGAAGATGTGGCTGGGCTACCTTTAAGGTGGCTGGAGCGAGCCAAACAGGGGAATGCTTTGCTGTCATACACAGACGAAGAAGTTACAGCCGTAGAGGCAGCCACACGACTGCAAAGTGCTTGCCTCCTTTGGCATATGTATAGGGAGGGTCTGATCACTGCATCTGTAGCGCATAGAGTTTACACATTGGTCAGGACGTGCCAAACCAAAATGGGGCCGCATGATCCCCGACGTCTCATCGCAGCAGTGGTtgggaaaaagaaaggcagggcaACATTTGCCATGAAGAGAGGCCTGCTGTGTGAGCCTGAAGCCAGGAAAGCCTTTCAGGACAAAAATGACAGCCACGTGGAGCTTGAGGTGACTGAAACTGGCCTCTTCCTCTCTCGTCATCACGCTTTTCTAGGTGCAAGCCCAGATGGGCTCGTGAAGTGTAAATGTTGCGCACCACGGCTGCTTGAGATCAAAGTGCCCCTAAAAATTCAAGATTTTGCCAAAAGGCAGTTGCGTGCTGGGGAACTAAAAAAAAGTAGTGGCTATTATACTCAGGTGCAAGTGCAGATGGGTGTGACTGGTCTGAACACCTGCGTGCTGTTTGTTTACAGCAAGGAAGAGTGCCGACAAATCTCCGTGCCATTTGACCAGAGTTTCTTCACGGAATTCATAGAACGTTGCAAATTTTTTACTTCCAGCTACTTGCTTCCCTACATTTCCAGTAACTGGTAAAGTAAAGCTAGAAAATGTTTTCAAGCTTGTGCGTGTGTTCTGTCATACCATAAATACTTCAAGCCAGTAGAAGTAGCCCACCAGAGTTTTGCTTCTGTGCCTGTAAATTGCCTTTTCTACAACAAAGATGTTTATGTATGAGGTTTGTGCATTTTTGTTCTGCGTTAACAAGAACAGTCTACCCTCTTTCTTTGTACATCATTCACGTGCATAACTTGACCACGCTGGGGAAAAATAGTACAAATGAGCGGGAGGCCCTCCAGTGTGAAGCGTCTGTGTGCTTCATGCTAATTTCGCGGAGGCATAGGCTTGCTTATTTATGCCATGAAGCACACGAAACTGCACCACTGGCGTTATTGTTGCTACTAATATTCACACCATTATGGCTTGCGTGCTACTGTAAGGGCCGGTCTTGCTCCAAAACAGCAACTTATGTGGAAATTAAAAAAATTCTCGGGGCACCTAAGCTTGCTTACGTACTGTGGAGGTAAAAAGCCTGGTGATACTTATTAACTGCTTCTTTACTGATAGGGTATTTGTGTTATTTGTGTCTGTCTTCATTGCCACTTTGTTCAATGTAATGTTACATTGACGGGCTCTTTTACTGCTGCATTGTCTGTACTTCTCTTTTCGCCTTCATTTTGAATTAATTCAAGGTGAATTAAACAAGCAGACCGGTAACACATGCCACAGCTTTCCATGAATCAGTGTTTTGTGGGACAGCGAGGCACCTGCTCACGTGTCACTTGGCATGAGCTATTCGAACTTTTATCCCACCACTGCTAATGTGTAGGCCTGTGCTATGATGTGTTGTGACCCGCTTCTTTTATGGCCCTACTTTTTACCCACCACTGCTAGTGTGTAGGCCTGTACTATCATGTGCCTTCtggcctgttttttttgttttcttgaaggcCCTACACAGTTTACGGGAAGCACGAAAACAATGTCAAATAAACCACTGTACTGGAGCCCTATGTGGAAAATATTTTTAGACAACTGTTTCTTGCAAAACAGGCGGTTGCAGGCTTCTTGAAATTTACTCGAGCACTGTGTAACGCCGTTTCTTCACAGCTCCATTATCCTCCTGCAGCTGGTTTCTATGCAGGAAATGATACACTCAACATACCTTCAGTTTATCAATGAATGCTGTCACGCATTAAAAGGCTACGTCAGCCTGTTAATTAACCTTTCATGTTTATGTTAAACCACAGCAGACTGGATGGCTGGACACAAGGGGACAATATGGTGATAGCCCATACAAGTATGCTTCTCAATGGGCAGCTATGGCCACGATCACGAGCTTTTACCCTATCGAAATAAATGTATGTACCTATTCATTGACACCGCCAGGCATGGGTTCACTTCGATTTTAATGGAAAGCATCAAAACGTGCCGCTGTTTGAAATGGTGACAGAGATGAAGAGAGTATGGCTATTGCATAATGCACGTTCATGACAGTACAGGTAGCAATGTGTTatgacaacaaaaaagaaaaggggggtcAATGCAGACAACACATCTTTTCGTGCAAGTAAACGTAGTTCTCAAGAAATTTAGAGAACAAGGGAATGACCAAGTAAACAAAGCAAATAAACTGAATACAAAACCTAGGCAGGGACAATTCTTATGATGCTTGAATGTGCACGGGAAGGATACGGCTCTTCGTACGTGCCCTCCTGAAGGGATTGGGTTGTTCCTTGTTTTGGGCTAAGGTGAATAAAAAAGCTTGGAGAGACGGTGAGCAGTTCCTAGAACAGGCACAATGGCCTATATCCTTCCCATTTCTGGCTGTGTTGCATGGCCAAAAAAGTAGTCAAATGTAGTGCAAGCGAACTGGCGCAGCCTATCAGCAGACATGCAGACTTCACTCACATCTGCTCACAGCAATGGCTCACCCACAAAGTTTGTCAAGCGTGCGCAAACGTGCCGCACCTTGTTCAGTTGTCCAGACATGCTGTTTGGAAACACCTGTGAGAGTATTCTGTAGGTCTTTATCCTCCGAATGACCCTTTCCACATGTATGCGCACACTGGCAATAAGCCTTGTCTCAGTTTCATCTGCTTCAGACAGTTGAGGCCGTCCTTCCATGAATGGCGGAATGTTCAAGTGCAGTGAAAGTTCCTTGCACTCTTCTTCGATGGTGAACCCCCTATCAGCCATCAAACTTCGCCCTGGTGAGAACTTTTCCAACACACCGGAAGCCTTTGTTAGGGCCTTGTCAGACAGCCTCCCAGGAGAAAGATCGGACACGAACATAACAAAGCCGTTCGGGCTGCACACAACTAACCCTTTTGCAGTATTGTGCTTTTTGTACGAGGAATAGGTCTCACTCTGTACACGGAATGACGAGGGGGTTTCGATGAAAATTTCGGTGCAGCCGAGGATGCCGTCAACAGTGGTGTAGCTCTTGTCAGTGAAAGCTTGTGGCCTGTACTTGTCGCACAGGTGGGGAGGCATCCAAGTTGGGAcctgaaaaaaagaaggaaaagtgggtttTCATATTTTTTACATTAATATCATCAGTGGCTTAGGAACGGGCGGGGGGAGTGGTCTTAGAGTGGTGGATCTATGCGAAGGATCTAAGACTGCATTCTCATTGCACATGAATCTCCCCATTGCTCTTAATGTACGATTTAAAAagtcaccttctccacctttgaTTTTTGCCACAAGTACTGGCACTGCTCTGCAGTAGAGACCGCAAGATGAGTCATCACAGCTTGTAACACTGTTAAATGAATCTACAAATGCTCTAAAAATTAGCAAAAAACACACGGGCACACGAGAAGCATGCTGGGATAAGCATTCTctcaacaaaactttttttggAAGCATCGTTACATATAAATAAAATCATTTACTGCATTGGGCATGTGCTGTAAGACCCAGAAGGTTCATCGATTGATTTATTGAGTTATAATGCACAAGCACTACATAAGTTATAAGGtgcactgtagtggagggcttcagttTAATTTGATCAGATGGGAACCTTTACCGAGCACCTTAATCTCGAACATGCGAGCATTTTCGCTTTTTGCCTGCGTAAGAAAAGCGGAAGCcacggccgagaatcgaacccgcatCCTTGGGCAGCACAACGCCGCGGGCACTGAGCCATGTAGCAACccgcagaataaaaaaaagtgaaatgagtACATTTAAGGTGAGGTGACATGTGACGTTGCTTCCAATAATTTTTAGCTGAGAGTGAGTGCTTGTCCCATTGTGCTTCGCCTGTGTTGTATTTTTGCGCTCTGGGTTTTACAAGCGTGCACCAACTGCCTAACGAGTAGTTTTACTGAAATTTACTTTAATTCAATCGATCCATCTTAGAATGCAAACACAAGGTGTTCAAGCTGAGCAATCTTGCAGTAAGCTTAAAAAAGCATGCTTCGGGGAATTAAATTACCTGTACGTTCTTAGCAGGTATCTTGACAGACAGAAAGGCAGTAGTGGGGGCTAATATATCTGGCCATGAGGGGAAGGCTGACAAACACCCCTTGAAATAGAACCCTGGCTACGCGACTGATCAGTGTACAGTTGGCCTTTTATACCTAAAATTCCATCCAGTCCCCTTTCTCCCTTCCCATAAATGTTGCAATTTGTCGCGGCCATCACAGATACCACAAAcaaaaggcaataaaaaaagataactgGTGCTGACATATCTGGCGAAGCCTGTTGTCCAAAAAATCCAGCCATGTTACCCAGATCCTAGAAACGGTTGACGTAGAAACGCCAAACCTGTACGAAAAACAAATTTGCAAAAAATGCGCATCAGTAATTTTCTGCAGCACAAACAAAAGAACCTACGGTTGCAATTAAGATGTCATTGCAGAAGATGCTTAAACGGTACTGAATTCCTTTTGTGTAAGCACCTTGTTACTTCCAGTCATTTTCATTATAAACGATAAGTGAAAAAGTGCTGCATACCATTGCTGATATTTTGAGGAACGTACGAATACACAGCATGCTGCATTCCCCCTATGCACAAAGTAACTAACGAAACCAGCTACGCTCGGCAGGAACACTGAAATTTGGCTTAAACTTGAATTTCTCAGTGAATGAAAGTTCGTTTGCTCCCGGACAAGCACTAAGGGTATTACAAAATACCAAATCTTTTGAATAAAGCAAACTCGTATTTTGTCTTCATGGCCCCTTTCGGGCTGATTGGGTTATGCTTGTTTCCCTCACAGCATATTCATAAATAACATTATACACAGTATGCCCGCGTAAATGTATTGGCATGGTAACAGAGTTTCATTAGTCACTCCACTTGGACCTTATGCAAAGGCAAAAATGAGtactgatgcaaaaaaaaacacttcaacgTTGGCAGCGTACCTGTACGCAAGGTCAAGGCCGTCAAGGCCCAGCCGTAGCCTCATCAGGACGAGCACAAGCTGTGTCTTCAAAGGCAGGATGAAGTTCCGGTCCTCGTTCTCCGTTTCCTTCATCTGCCAGAACCGCAGCTTTTTCGCATCTGGTTCAAGTAGGGACCAAAAACTGTCGAAGGACTTTCTGGATGTAAAGCCAGTGTAGTACCGCAGCTTCTTTTCATCTTCTACAAGGGCTTCATACGTGATGTCAATCTTTTGTGTAGCTTCAGCCTTGCACCTCTTGACTTTCTTCTGCATACAGGATAGCTCAAGCCGCAAGCACCTATTCTTCTGCTGAAGGCGGTCACATAGCTTTTTTGCTTCAGCGTGGTCCTGTTGAGAGCGTTTTAGCTGGCGGTTGAGCTCTTCAACATGCGCGTAAGCAGCTTCAGCCTTTTCTGCTAGCTCAGTTATTATATTATTTTGGCAAGCAACTTTCTTGGCAAGCTGGTCATAGCTTGACTCTTGGCTGCTGTAGGCATGGTCCATGAATAGAGTGCTTTGCTGTGCGGTGTCTTCACTGTCGCTGCTGCTACTAGTGATGGCAGAGCCTGAGACTTCTGGGTCGTGCTGGGGTGCCACAGTTGGACTGTTGGGAAGTTCCGGCTGTCAggggaaaatggaaaaagaaagacATGTGTTTCAGTGATTTTTACAACACACTGTGCAGCTGCAGGTGAGATTTCCAATACTGCATTTTATACCTTCACACGAGTTTAAGTTTACTCGGCATCATTGCTTTTTTTACGCAGTAGCGCAACCCTTAAGTAGCCATTGCCTGCATTAAGCCATAACAAAATATTCAGTGGTGCATATGCAACAACGTAATGCTATTTCTCTGCATTGCTTGCGCTCAAATTACCTGTGTCCTTATGAGTGGTCGCCTCCTTTCCACCTTTTGCGGTCTCAGCGGGAAGATTGTGGGCACTCTGTTCATGTAAGTCTTTTTTCCTCCTTCGAAGTGGGCACCGCATACTCGGTGTCCCGTGGTAGGCGTAAACTTGGAGAACCTGAGCACAAAAAGTTCCAGCATTATTTCATATGACACTGAACATCACCTACTGCGTTTTCAGGTTCCTTTTAAATGTCCAGTCTGCATGCTACCACTGCAAGACAACAGTATCACTTTCTCTTGATTAACGTACAAAAAGTTCCATATCAGTCAAGGGCAAATGACAAATGTAATTTTAATTTTCAGCCTCACTCGACAACGCCACACACAGGTAAATTATACAGCTGTTTGTGCCACTCATCTGCATAGGTGCAGCGAAATCGGCCGCGTGCATGCACCAGATAACTATTTTACGGAAAGGACGAGATTACAGAGGCACCGTTTGCATCGAGGGTGATCCGCGAAAGCTAATCGCCGTTTGGCACAACGAGTTCTGGGTAAGTTGTTGCAAGCGTGCCGTGAAGTACGTTACGTCGTTTCTAAAAAGTAAGGTCTCGATGTACGGTAGAGCTATTAGGAGAGCCTCGTCAATGAGCTTGCCTTCCCCTTATGCCTGCATGCTTGCCActtgcgttgtaaaaaaaaaaaaaaacgcaagccgcGTACGCGGTGCGGCACTTGCGCAACATGGAAAACTAAAAGACCTCAGCACTACaactcgtaataataataatattagtacgCAGCGGTAACAAAAAACGCTAGACTAAGGAAGATGCGCTAAAAAATGACCGGCATGCACAACCGCGAACCGCGGCTGAGCTATCCGGTAAGAGTATACGCAGGCAGAGTGAGCAAAGATCATATTCTTTGGTATGCTAAGCTTCATGATTaaacattcacataaaaaaaaccaccgcaataCTCTTATTTAGTTTCAAAGCGGCACTATACATTTAATAAGATGTCTTACCTGCCGCCCCGTCCAGCCCTGTTGATACGCTGAATCCACGTCTCCCGAAGCTTTTGCTCTTTAGGAAAGACGTAGAAACCCAAGCCTTTATCCCTTGTGCTGTTGTTGTAGCATCCAGGAACACAGCACGTAAATCCTCCCATCGTAAGACGGCTCCACACGACCGAAAAATCTATCGAAAAGGGAACGCTCAGGCACTTCGGCTGGCTGGTGCGCCCGGACGACTACAAGTACCGGCATGCACCGCGGCTGCCGCGGCAGCGGTGGCGTCGCGAAACTGGCCTGTGGGATCGGTctattagaaggggaaagcttacttgGAAGAACGTGtggcaagaggcaggtcaggcgccaccgtctgagttgacaccattgttggcatgcacacgtgccattgagaatgacgcggggacgcgaccacttggctgaccaaGACAAAGtggcggcagggagacgagcataacctctcccgctgtacgtcattaccgagtgctgtaaggatgtcggggcgcctcgctgtcgcatgcacacctggtaagcgcacggagcctaacggtgtactcaccgctcttagggaggcttctacgaagcaacatgtaatgagagagctgacggggctcgagcgtgagaacggctgccgacggaagtcggccgacggaggcagcacggcctggtttgggagagagtgtcacacgcggagaacctacccctttgcgtgttttatttggtaacgtggttttcaCAAGTGTAGTGCCTGTCATGAAGGTGTTCctgcgattggttgtgatgatgccagtcccaacatgtgattggtgtgtgtgaagactctttgttcaaccgagggttgacaagaggatgtttgaatctgaaataaAGAGCGGATGTTCgagcttggactcgggcagtagcctgaggctgcaatgaagagtctcttcaccggactacggctcttccttcgcgctgccaccgtgcactcgagtcatcgaggggacccattccgaacctcaaacatcttccctccttagctagtgttgaaactagtcgaggaggaggaaatttaCTCACACCAAATGGATATTTGTATCCTCAATTAACTACCGCCTCTGTGAAGTTCCAGAAGCAATGTAGGACGCCATAATTTTCTGGGACGTCCTGCAGAGGGCTTTAAAAACATCTGGTTTCAAATTCATGTAGCATCCGTTATCTTGTACCGTCCAAATGCACGACATGCCAGTCGACATGCTGTTGTTATTGGGTATGCATAATTTATTGAAAACTGGCATGTTGGACACGCATGTGGAACAAATGGTGTCTTCACGATGCCACTTTGTGCAAATGACCATGCTGCTAAGGGACTTCTATGACCAACTGCAACTTCAGCCGGACTGGTATGCTGAGTTCATGAAGTGTGCTATTCAAATACCCCTTTAGAAATTGTGTTGTACGAGATTTACTTGGTAACGTCCATTGCACATTTGTAGACTCGAGGCTATGTATGTTGTACGCTATGTATATTCGGAAGCCGCATTTGTATAAAATAAAATGTAAAAACCGGCATAGTTTTGTGGTGGAATACTGTGTTGGTACTCAGCGGACCCAcattcgagccccactgtgtcactgGTGCTAGGTTAATTTTCTAattttgtgcgatgtggttacggacaccagcagcGGACAATTGCACGTGACCCGAAtggtgatcttataacagctttcgctttaaaacGCAACATGCGTCAAATGCATCTCACTGTTCCTTTAATATTGCGTTTAACAAAGAAAGTGAGCCCTTTTATTTACACTCTTTCCTTCATAGGTGCATGGTGCATACGTGTCACATAATTTTCAGTCACTTTTGTTAGTACTTGTGTTTCTATATTACATTACAATGTGATCAACAGTGGTAAAATTATAACAGTGCTGTTTCCTTGAATGCTACCATTCCGCCAGTATTGGTCAAGTCCAAAATTGCAAAATTTGATTCATTCCAATGAGTAAACCGGGTTCTTGCCTTGAAGAGTGGCGGAGAGTTCAACGTGCAGTATATTTTTTTCGAATTGCAAAACTCTCCAATGCCATACTGTTTCTCCTCAATATTTCACTTCGCCCTGTAATCCCACTGTCCGCAAGCGTCGTGCAGGGGACGCGCACACATTACAGGCATAAACTTATCCGTGGGTAAGTTTATTTCGCTGGTTTAAATGACTGGACGGACAATAGATATCAGTTTTACAGTTTTGACTCATATCAATATCGTAGTGACGTTTTTGTGTTGAACTTGCCATGCACTGTTTCACTGACATCAAAACTTTAGAGGATCGTATAAGAGAGTCACGAAGGCTTTCAACCATCGCGCTGCTCAACGAACAGCACACGTCTTGTGCAGATCTGTTACCACCCCTGCTAATATCCCCACGCGTAAGAAAAAGAACATTTGATAGCGAACATATCAGAGAGCGGACCGAATGCACAAGTCATGCTTTTCCTACAGGCTCGCGGACATTTAGCACGCGGATTCGCGAATTATATCCCAGCATTGCAGGATCACAATGTGTGCAATATTGCAATGTGTGTTTACTAACATAAGTTAGCGAATTTCACTGCCTGTGTTTACTGCTTTCACCTCTGCCTTCACCTGCAGTAAGATGGCAGTGCTTTTTGTGAGAAGGTTTCCATTTGTATTAAGCGATTGGTTATGCCAGCTATTTACAACAGCGTATAGTAGAGTTTCTGTGAAATAACTGTAGAATACACACTGCTCACCTGTAAATGATCCTCTTCGCTTTAGCGAGTATTCCTGCCGATATTGGTGGCAATACACGCAAGACTGAAAGGGGTAAAATTGACTTGAAAGCGTTTTGAGATGCTACGGACGATGAAAACCATTATTTGTGATGTCCACCACACATGAAAACGTAAGTCATGGTTTCAGTTTGCTTGCATGCCTATTGCGGATGCGACTTTCATCGTAGTGATACGGTCGAAATGAAATAAGATGCTTATTGAAAGTGTTCAGGCAATGATAGGCAGTGATGGCACCAAAAGGCCGAACCAAGTAATCTGCTTTTATTTTCTTGCCCACTGAATATTTACAAGAAAACACCACTGCTTCTTTCATTAACTACATTGTCACCTCAAACGTGAGATGTTGAGTTACTGATGTACAATACAACACCACCAAAGTTCCTCACAAAACTTGTAGTATACAGCCCGGCAGCATGCAAACTAAGCTCACTTGGAGTGCTCATTAGCAGAAAATAACAGCCATGGATGGTGCAgtggtctgtttttttttgtagtaaatCTGCCTTTCATTTCAAGGCAAGACCAACGTGGAAGGAGCTGAACAATGAACTTGACGTATTTGCACAACTAAAATACAAGGTAGCCATCTAGTTATAGGTGCCGAAGTAACTATGCACTACAACGCTTATTCGCAAAAGCGTGTTAAGGCTGGAGTTCATCATAGGAGAATATCTCAGCCGATCCTGCAATGCTGGGATATCATTCGCGAATCCGCGCGCTAAATGTCCGCGAGCCTGTAGGAAAAGCATGACTTGTGCATTCGGTCCGCTCTCTGTTATGTTCGTTATCAAATGTTCTTTTTCTTACGCGCGGGGATATTAGCAGGGGTGGTAACAGATCTGCACAAGGCATGTGCTGTTCGTTGAGCAGCGCGATGGTTGAAAGCCTTCATGACTCTCTTATACGACCCTCTAAAATTTTGATATCAGTGAAACAGTGCATGGCAAGTTCAACACAAAAACGTCACTAGGATATTGATATGAGTCAAAACTGTAAAACTGATATACTCGTTCCAAGTAACAAGATCCAGTTATGAGAGCTAATTATGCATTCGGTTGCTTCCCTCTCGTTCACTCAAAAGAGACTGTGCACGAAACGGGCTGTATACAGAAGACAGTAGACACATCTAACCGAGCAAAGCACTGCAATTAATATTGTGCAACTATTCCTAGGTGTTGAAGGTACTTTCAGGGCGTGATATATTTACTTCACAAAATTAACGCGGACTCCATGCTTCACGTTTTCTGTAAAAAGAAGTGGGGAAATAGCGCCTTCATTACAAAAGAGCATTGATGCTACAATCCGTGGCTCTTTTAAGATATTAAGTGACTGACAAAAATTACCCTACGAGGTTCTGTAGATAatttggaaataaaaatggtgaAATGAACACAACCGCAAACATTTGTGGACCACGGTAA
The sequence above is drawn from the Rhipicephalus microplus isolate Deutch F79 chromosome 3, USDA_Rmic, whole genome shotgun sequence genome and encodes:
- the LOC119165091 gene encoding uncharacterized protein LOC119165091, whose product is MGGFTCCVPGCYNNSTRDKGLGFYVFPKEQKLRETWIQRINRAGRGGRFSKFTPTTGHRVCGAHFEGGKKTYMNRVPTIFPLRPQKVERRRPLIRTQPELPNSPTVAPQHDPEVSGSAITSSSSDSEDTAQQSTLFMDHAYSSQESSYDQLAKKVACQNNIITELAEKAEAAYAHVEELNRQLKRSQQDHAEAKKLCDRLQQKNRCLRLELSCMQKKVKRCKAEATQKIDITYEALVEDEKKLRYYTGFTSRKSFDSFWSLLEPDAKKLRFWQMKETENEDRNFILPLKTQLVLVLMRLRLGLDGLDLAYRFGVSTSTVSRIWVTWLDFLDNRLRQIYILAPTTAFLSVKIPAKNVQVPTWMPPHLCDKYRPQAFTDKSYTTVDGILGCTEIFIETPSSFRVQSETYSSYKKHNTAKGLVVCSPNGFVMFVSDLSPGRLSDKALTKASGVLEKFSPGRSLMADRGFTIEEECKELSLHLNIPPFMEGRPQLSEADETETRLIASVRIHVERVIRRIKTYRILSQVFPNSMSGQLNKVRHVCARLTNFVGEPLL
- the LOC119163884 gene encoding uncharacterized protein LOC119163884; protein product: MASVLHNHNSQGWTCKTSSLNPYFGKEHIVRYTESKGARKHRDAGLRLFTSGHLQKLVFSTEDTAETVVKAQVLASMATRTVYSVGVKLLKCDGELVSGSCSCVAGKGGVCKHVCCVLYGLMHIAQHDLTEVPNAIACTEGERQWYNPRDPKKVTEQFQQIVFSKDTTEKISDAPRLHKKRAAYSCLRTQDSNLSTLSLINLHGNFKECGLDCFADVLEANDFLPEKQGKVESPATEDVAGLPLRWLERAKQGNALLSYTDEEVTAVEAATRLQSACLLWHMYREGLITASVAHRVYTLVRTCQTKMGPHDPRRLIAAVVGKKKGRATFAMKRGLLCEPEARKAFQDKNDSHVELEVTETGLFLSRHHAFLGASPDGLVKCKCCAPRLLEIKVPLKIQDFAKRQLRAGELKKSSGYYTQVQVQMGVTGLNTCVLFVYSKEECRQISVPFDQSFFTEFIERCKFFTSSYLLPYISSNW